From Magnetococcus sp. PR-3, the proteins below share one genomic window:
- a CDS encoding sensor histidine kinase, protein MQPKPKPRIVTFIGILFPLLLAVSLLTFFLYKLDKLDRIALIETHAREEVQALRKLVVADLKSTYTDLDLLVNLDALGDFLDDPSAANRARINRLFQSFSQSKKVYDQIRFIDNRGEETIRVNFAGNHARIVPRQELQNKRQRYYFRDTFALNRGEVFFSPMDLNVEHGKVEEPFKPMLRIGTPIYDRQGQKRGIVLLNYLAQNLLDRFTVSGQGVYGHPMMVNQDGYWLVGPTPEEAWGFMFTDRHKHHIGESYPVAWSVMRLKDSNKIVGGKGLFLFDTIYPLEKKSIVSATGPSTLNTPSRGKLLERAYHWKVISHVPQKELDTIFSHLQNSILILYSMVVFVIFMVALVIAQKRYKDQTARCTSEDQLEQLDIARKELVQTEKMASLGRLVAGFTHEINTPIGVAVGAASQIRNQLDELHALLEQDEVDEQELLDKLKVMDEATALTEKNLNRSANMITRFKRTSADQASLDVRTFYVYQAVDDVVGSLHSNFKNTPVGVRIQCEDKLQFRGIPGVLEQVVTNLLINSLIHAYDNGKKSGLIQLHLQVAEDGSLEMLFADDGAGMPSETAERIFEPFFTTRRNQGGTGLGLYVCYDLVVNKLGGELHCTSEPGEGSQFTMRMPSLIDPLKIPDAPPGD, encoded by the coding sequence ATGCAACCCAAACCCAAACCCCGCATTGTTACCTTTATTGGTATCCTTTTTCCTTTGCTGCTGGCGGTATCCTTACTGACCTTTTTTCTTTATAAGCTGGACAAGCTAGACCGTATTGCGCTCATTGAAACCCACGCCAGAGAAGAGGTTCAAGCCCTGCGTAAACTGGTGGTTGCAGACCTTAAGAGCACCTATACCGACCTGGATCTTCTGGTTAACTTAGATGCCTTAGGAGATTTTTTGGATGACCCAAGTGCGGCCAACCGGGCACGCATTAACCGTCTGTTTCAGAGTTTTTCTCAATCTAAAAAGGTCTATGATCAAATCCGCTTTATCGATAACCGTGGGGAAGAGACCATTCGGGTCAACTTTGCGGGTAATCATGCCCGGATCGTGCCCCGTCAAGAGCTACAAAACAAACGGCAACGCTACTACTTTCGTGACACTTTTGCTTTAAACCGTGGGGAGGTTTTTTTCTCACCCATGGATCTTAACGTCGAACATGGCAAGGTCGAAGAGCCGTTTAAACCCATGTTGCGTATCGGTACGCCTATTTATGACCGCCAAGGGCAAAAACGCGGTATTGTGCTGCTTAATTACTTAGCCCAGAACCTTCTTGACCGGTTTACCGTCTCAGGACAGGGGGTTTATGGCCACCCCATGATGGTGAATCAAGATGGCTACTGGCTGGTGGGCCCCACCCCAGAAGAAGCCTGGGGTTTTATGTTTACCGACCGGCATAAACACCACATTGGCGAATCCTACCCTGTGGCGTGGAGTGTTATGCGCCTAAAAGACAGTAATAAAATTGTAGGGGGTAAGGGCCTGTTCCTGTTTGACACCATCTACCCTCTTGAGAAGAAGAGTATTGTCAGTGCCACAGGCCCTTCCACATTAAACACCCCAAGCCGAGGCAAACTTCTGGAGCGGGCCTACCACTGGAAAGTCATTTCACATGTCCCCCAGAAAGAGCTGGATACGATCTTCAGCCATCTGCAAAACAGCATACTCATTCTCTACTCAATGGTGGTCTTTGTTATTTTTATGGTCGCTTTGGTTATTGCCCAAAAACGCTATAAAGATCAGACAGCACGCTGTACCAGTGAAGATCAACTTGAACAGCTGGATATTGCTCGAAAAGAGCTGGTTCAAACCGAAAAAATGGCTTCCTTGGGTCGTTTGGTTGCTGGCTTTACCCATGAGATCAACACCCCTATTGGCGTGGCTGTTGGGGCTGCCTCGCAAATACGTAATCAGCTTGATGAGCTCCATGCTTTATTGGAGCAGGATGAGGTTGATGAGCAGGAGCTCTTGGATAAGCTAAAGGTCATGGATGAAGCGACCGCGCTCACCGAGAAAAATCTAAACCGTTCGGCCAACATGATCACCCGCTTTAAACGCACCTCAGCCGACCAAGCCTCACTGGATGTCCGTACCTTTTATGTCTACCAAGCGGTAGATGATGTGGTAGGCAGCCTACACAGTAACTTTAAAAACACCCCAGTGGGTGTCCGTATTCAATGCGAAGATAAACTCCAGTTCAGGGGTATTCCTGGTGTACTGGAGCAGGTGGTGACCAATCTTCTGATTAACAGTTTGATACACGCCTATGACAACGGCAAAAAATCGGGGTTGATTCAACTTCATCTTCAAGTGGCCGAAGATGGCAGCCTGGAGATGTTATTTGCGGATGATGGCGCAGGTATGCCAAGCGAAACCGCCGAACGTATTTTTGAGCCCTTTTTCACCACGCGACGTAATCAGGGTGGCACTGGGCTTGGTCTCTATGTCTGTTATGATCTGGTGGTCAATAAACTGGGCGGAGAGCTGCATTGCACCTCAGAGCCTGGAGAGGGTTCACAGTTCACCATGCGCATGCCCTCTTTAATAGATCCACTCAAAATTCCCGACGCCCCTCCAGGGGATTAA
- a CDS encoding ankyrin repeat domain-containing protein, with protein sequence MKNLKYLILMFALLSTPMVPATAGQKDVAVKLQQSAANGDLNGLKAALKMDASMVDHQSRNGMTPLMWASQEGHAEVAKFLIASGANVNADFDDGMSSPLMLAVEGLHKEVVKVLLKNGADANFRPRSGSRPLLRLSRFRLADWDSRRRSQVIVNLLLTNGADINVRDKKDRTPLILAAQTGNPELVAFLLNKGAEVNFRDKFGQTALMRASEKGYHNIVHQLLANGSKPGRNAACGCTALHIAAENGYARIIKLLIKYKAPIDEQEEDGWTALMLAARNNHAEVVHMLLGAGADVTLKDIDGFDAAAMAANMGHKDIVQILKK encoded by the coding sequence ATGAAAAACTTGAAATATCTCATCTTGATGTTTGCCCTGTTGAGCACCCCCATGGTGCCTGCGACCGCGGGACAGAAGGATGTGGCGGTGAAGCTGCAACAGAGTGCCGCAAATGGTGATCTGAATGGGCTGAAAGCTGCGCTTAAGATGGATGCCTCTATGGTAGACCATCAAAGCCGTAACGGGATGACACCGCTTATGTGGGCCAGTCAGGAAGGGCACGCAGAAGTGGCTAAATTCCTGATCGCCAGCGGGGCAAATGTTAATGCGGATTTTGACGATGGCATGAGCTCTCCCTTGATGCTTGCCGTTGAAGGTTTGCATAAAGAGGTGGTGAAAGTTCTGCTTAAAAATGGAGCAGATGCCAATTTCCGTCCCCGCTCAGGTTCACGCCCTTTGCTCAGGCTTTCTCGCTTTCGCTTGGCCGATTGGGATAGCCGCCGCCGTTCTCAAGTCATTGTTAATCTACTGCTGACCAACGGTGCAGACATCAATGTTCGGGATAAAAAAGACCGCACCCCCTTGATCCTTGCAGCACAGACGGGTAACCCTGAACTGGTGGCCTTTTTATTGAATAAAGGGGCAGAGGTTAACTTTCGGGATAAATTTGGTCAGACCGCTTTGATGCGTGCGTCTGAAAAGGGTTATCACAATATTGTGCATCAGTTGTTGGCCAATGGCTCCAAGCCCGGTCGTAATGCAGCGTGTGGCTGTACGGCCCTGCATATTGCGGCTGAAAATGGCTATGCCCGTATCATCAAACTGCTGATTAAGTATAAGGCCCCCATTGATGAGCAGGAAGAAGATGGCTGGACCGCACTGATGTTGGCTGCACGTAACAACCATGCTGAGGTTGTGCATATGCTTCTAGGGGCGGGTGCAGATGTTACCTTAAAAGATATCGATGGTTTTGATGCTGCGGCGATGGCGGCTAACATGGGGCATAAGGATATTGTTCAAATTCTTAAAAAGTAG
- the mnmC gene encoding bifunctional tRNA (5-methylaminomethyl-2-thiouridine)(34)-methyltransferase MnmD/FAD-dependent 5-carboxymethylaminomethyl-2-thiouridine(34) oxidoreductase MnmC: protein MTVHDEPLTSGIGRATLQWHNETTPYSPRFDDIYYKPEQGIEESEYVFLEGIQAPACWQEGTLFTLAETGFGTGLNFLLTAHLWLQTAPADARLHYISVEGYPMDRAALAQAHAPFTKLQELSTQLIEVWPETTPGFHHRSLRDGRLTLTLLFGPVELMLSQLHATVDAWYLDGFAPSRNPQMWSEAVFKQVARLSDAGTRIASFTVAAPVKKSLTTHGFEINKAPGFAEKRECLRATMVRKAPLPNPSKATIPSWFIPPTPKAPIKQVAIIGAGIAGAATAYACQQVGIKPTVFERHGHAGAEASGNPSGLFNPRLTAGVSIDGSFHSAAYFHALALYDQLVQHFPAIRHPGEGLFHMAESDAEVQRMKRALSHSGWPAAHAQWMEASQASEKLGISLPKGGLWHGRACCLNPAALCEALLSGIDVHYNTEITALQQQQEGWQLASHGHTHGPFDATIITTGAHAPLLYPDAEIPNDAIQGQLSIMTSSAQDMNHHSLVFGGYLTPAYTDEHGETKQVLGSTYKPWDDLTDPQWSNCTADGHQHVWQQLQDILPELGTEWAQPALTGRAALRAVVRDHLPLVGPLPNASEYRQVYAKLYQGKRAPAAQPAPYVPELYMVGGLGSRGLLTAPLLGHTIAAVLSGAALPLEADQWSAMHPARILIRTIKKQPVQE from the coding sequence ATGACTGTACACGATGAGCCACTGACCTCCGGCATTGGCCGTGCTACCCTACAGTGGCATAACGAAACAACCCCCTACAGTCCACGTTTTGATGATATCTACTATAAGCCTGAACAGGGGATAGAAGAGTCAGAATATGTCTTTTTAGAAGGTATACAGGCCCCTGCTTGCTGGCAGGAAGGTACGCTTTTTACGCTGGCAGAAACAGGTTTTGGTACTGGCCTTAACTTTCTGCTAACGGCTCACCTTTGGCTACAAACCGCCCCAGCAGATGCCCGTTTACACTACATTTCCGTCGAAGGTTACCCCATGGATAGGGCTGCGCTGGCCCAAGCCCATGCTCCCTTTACCAAACTCCAAGAACTCTCCACCCAATTGATTGAGGTTTGGCCAGAAACAACACCTGGCTTTCATCACCGATCGTTACGGGATGGACGCCTAACGTTGACCCTACTCTTTGGCCCCGTCGAGCTTATGCTAAGCCAGCTACATGCCACCGTGGATGCTTGGTATCTGGACGGCTTTGCCCCCAGCCGTAATCCACAGATGTGGAGTGAAGCTGTTTTTAAACAGGTCGCCCGTTTAAGTGACGCCGGAACCCGTATTGCCTCATTTACAGTTGCAGCACCGGTCAAAAAATCATTAACAACCCACGGTTTTGAAATTAACAAAGCTCCAGGTTTTGCAGAAAAACGGGAGTGCTTACGGGCCACGATGGTGCGCAAAGCGCCACTCCCCAACCCCAGTAAAGCGACCATTCCCAGTTGGTTTATTCCACCGACACCCAAAGCCCCCATTAAACAGGTTGCCATTATTGGTGCAGGCATCGCCGGGGCTGCGACCGCATATGCTTGTCAACAGGTGGGCATTAAACCCACTGTTTTTGAACGCCACGGCCATGCGGGTGCAGAGGCATCAGGTAATCCATCGGGCTTATTCAATCCCCGTCTAACCGCCGGGGTTAGCATTGATGGCAGCTTCCATTCCGCAGCCTACTTTCATGCGTTGGCACTGTATGACCAGCTGGTACAACACTTTCCCGCCATTCGCCACCCAGGTGAGGGACTGTTCCATATGGCGGAAAGTGATGCCGAGGTCCAACGCATGAAGCGGGCCTTAAGCCACAGCGGTTGGCCCGCAGCCCACGCACAGTGGATGGAGGCCTCGCAGGCCAGTGAAAAACTCGGCATTTCGCTCCCCAAAGGGGGGTTATGGCATGGCCGAGCCTGCTGTTTAAATCCCGCAGCCCTCTGTGAAGCACTGTTAAGTGGCATTGATGTACACTACAACACGGAGATAACGGCCCTCCAGCAGCAACAGGAGGGGTGGCAACTGGCTAGCCACGGCCACACCCATGGACCTTTTGATGCCACCATTATCACAACAGGAGCCCACGCCCCCCTACTCTACCCAGATGCCGAAATTCCCAATGATGCCATACAGGGGCAGCTCAGTATTATGACATCCAGTGCCCAGGATATGAACCACCACTCACTGGTTTTTGGTGGTTACCTAACCCCTGCATATACGGATGAACATGGGGAAACTAAGCAGGTTTTAGGGTCAACCTATAAACCTTGGGATGACCTTACCGACCCCCAATGGTCTAACTGCACGGCAGATGGCCACCAACATGTTTGGCAGCAGTTGCAGGATATTTTACCAGAACTAGGGACAGAGTGGGCACAACCTGCTCTGACTGGGCGTGCGGCACTGCGGGCTGTAGTTAGGGATCATTTACCCCTGGTTGGGCCACTACCTAATGCATCGGAGTACCGCCAAGTTTATGCTAAACTGTACCAAGGTAAACGAGCCCCTGCCGCCCAACCCGCCCCTTATGTTCCTGAGCTATATATGGTGGGCGGCTTAGGTTCCCGAGGTTTGTTGACCGCCCCTCTTTTGGGGCATACCATAGCAGCGGTCTTATCCGGTGCGGCTTTACCACTGGAAGCCGATCAATGGTCAGCCATGCACCCTGCTCGAATACTGATTAGAACCATAAAAAAACAACCGGTTCAGGAATAA
- a CDS encoding LysR substrate-binding domain-containing protein, which translates to MNLNQMRFIDAVSRTRHFGRAAKACHVSQPTLSIGIRKLEEELGIILFERSRSDVRPTESGLEILTQARQIVEAANRIKELGKSRRDPLQGALRIGVINTIGPYLLPELIPRCQASAPDMPLMIEEDYTDTLISHLKEGSLDLLFIARECAEPGLSVAPLYQEPFRVTVPTSHPWADRDRIGGHELGQQPLLLLRRGHCLRDQVLALCPECNSISSDPNGLSSVLESSSLETIRHMVAGGAGITVLPSTVADYPFAHRDTLRHIPFAEPAPYRTVSIVWRRTFSRLAAVELLTDVVKRMPLPGVLVMP; encoded by the coding sequence ATGAATCTTAATCAAATGCGATTTATCGATGCCGTGTCACGCACCCGGCACTTTGGCCGAGCCGCCAAAGCGTGCCATGTTTCACAACCCACCCTGAGCATTGGTATTCGCAAATTGGAAGAGGAGCTAGGCATCATCCTGTTTGAACGCAGCCGTAGTGATGTACGACCGACAGAAAGTGGGCTGGAAATTCTGACCCAAGCCCGCCAAATTGTGGAAGCTGCAAACCGTATTAAAGAGCTGGGAAAAAGCAGGCGAGATCCCCTACAAGGGGCCTTACGGATTGGGGTTATCAACACCATTGGCCCCTATCTGTTACCCGAGCTTATACCCCGCTGTCAGGCCTCAGCCCCGGACATGCCCTTAATGATTGAGGAGGATTATACCGATACACTGATCAGTCACCTAAAAGAGGGTAGCCTTGACTTACTCTTTATTGCACGGGAGTGCGCAGAACCCGGCCTATCCGTAGCCCCCCTGTACCAAGAGCCTTTTCGGGTGACTGTACCAACAAGCCACCCTTGGGCAGATCGAGACCGTATTGGGGGGCATGAGTTGGGGCAGCAACCTCTATTGCTGCTTCGTCGAGGGCACTGCTTGCGCGATCAAGTCCTTGCGCTCTGCCCTGAGTGCAATAGCATCTCCAGCGACCCTAATGGCCTATCATCTGTCTTAGAGAGCAGCTCACTTGAAACCATCCGTCATATGGTTGCTGGTGGTGCTGGCATTACAGTTCTTCCTAGTACAGTCGCCGATTATCCGTTTGCCCACCGGGATACACTTCGGCATATTCCCTTTGCAGAACCTGCCCCTTACCGAACAGTCAGCATTGTATGGCGACGAACCTTCAGCCGCCTTGCTGCGGTTGAACTATTAACCGATGTTGTAAAGAGGATGCCTCTACCCGGAGTGCTGGTCATGCCCTAA
- a CDS encoding sensor domain-containing protein, which yields MERQGLEGMLQGWSASRRIVAMMAIMVGLVILVGGITTYVLYQNALSESQLHLMDSARQMALNLQQGSRGLGLSNTSKRISTDEQRIIRRQKVLVKLRERLVAEQGRNRSLGYLTIIQAGDQDILILLAEDDLRNPAVQHFSYKNNDLHPFVKALQGHVGSAVALNVKAQPALFGYAPIPELEWAITMHLPLEHVRGPFLRIAWGLLLASAVVMLLGGGLFLKVGRPLISGLERYQARLGLAMEASRIGIWEWDVLGGQMVWDEGMYRIFDCKSDAFDGTWQGFLSRLNTEDAARLEQYRQGSFSHQARFEVECRTREPGDGQKIVSLRGELHMPHHGVEARLIGACWDITSQKRAEQKLRESRHQLDRAQRLASLGYWTWDLHSGDQFWSNEIYRMLHRPKAHLSASFESYMDHVHPDDRKRVKDMVDRVLKEPDMFFRVEHRIVRSDGSTRTVLQLGDVERNASGEPQRMTGTVQDVTDLKRTQENLDLAKYILDTTSDAVIITDVNNRIIDVNRAYTQITGFSRTEVMGENPQVVHSGDQGEEIYARIWQSILQEGHWSGEVWERRKDGELFPKWMTMRRMLNEYGETAFFVGVFVDISTQKATEEQLERLAYYDPLTKLPNRALFQERLTQAIATAKRYDRYVGVLLLDLNRFKLINETYGHGVGDALLTQVAERIQERLRESDIVARINADTFAVTLSDLNQEAEVTGVANMLLKQFTTPFHVETHEFMVRTAMGIALYPSDGGDAETLLRHVENALGQAKKQGANSYRFYSVEMSNSSNQRLALEQEMHTALVQQDFVLHYQPKVDLRRGVVTGVESLIRWQHGSKGMISPAQFIPVAEETGLIVPMGQWILETACAQAKEISQQLDQPFTVAVNLSARQFQQRNLVDSIAEVLKQSRIDPAMLELEITESMMMGNVEKSIETLVAIRDMGVALAIDDFGTGYSSLSYLKRFPINTLKIDQSFVRDLAEDSGDAAIVSAIISMAQDLNLHVVAEGAENPEQVQFLKKRGCETVQGYFFSRPLPKNQLQTFLADPDAVTMPTDAHPLI from the coding sequence ATGGAACGTCAAGGCTTAGAGGGGATGCTCCAAGGCTGGTCAGCCTCCCGCCGTATTGTGGCTATGATGGCGATTATGGTGGGGTTGGTTATCCTGGTGGGGGGGATCACGACTTATGTTCTCTACCAAAATGCATTGAGTGAAAGCCAGTTACACTTGATGGATTCAGCTCGACAGATGGCATTGAACCTTCAGCAGGGTAGCCGTGGGTTAGGGCTGTCAAACACTTCTAAGCGCATCTCCACGGATGAACAGAGAATAATCCGACGTCAGAAAGTGCTCGTTAAGTTAAGAGAACGCCTTGTTGCTGAGCAGGGTAGGAACCGCTCTTTAGGGTACCTAACGATCATTCAAGCGGGTGATCAGGATATTTTGATTCTGCTTGCTGAAGATGATTTAAGGAACCCTGCTGTCCAACATTTTTCATATAAAAATAATGATCTGCACCCATTTGTAAAAGCTCTTCAAGGGCACGTAGGATCAGCTGTTGCCTTAAATGTCAAAGCTCAACCGGCCCTGTTTGGCTATGCGCCTATTCCAGAGTTGGAGTGGGCCATCACCATGCATTTACCCCTTGAGCATGTGCGGGGTCCTTTTTTACGTATTGCCTGGGGGTTGTTATTGGCCTCGGCCGTTGTGATGCTGCTTGGCGGGGGGCTTTTTCTTAAAGTGGGCCGTCCGTTGATCTCAGGCTTGGAGCGCTATCAAGCCCGTTTGGGCTTGGCCATGGAAGCATCGCGGATTGGTATTTGGGAGTGGGATGTTCTCGGTGGACAAATGGTCTGGGATGAAGGTATGTACCGGATCTTTGACTGTAAGAGTGATGCTTTTGATGGTACTTGGCAGGGGTTCCTCTCTCGTTTAAATACGGAAGATGCTGCACGTTTAGAACAGTACCGTCAGGGTAGCTTTAGCCATCAAGCCCGTTTTGAGGTGGAGTGTCGAACCCGTGAGCCGGGTGATGGACAAAAAATAGTATCCTTACGTGGTGAGCTTCACATGCCGCACCATGGTGTAGAGGCACGTCTGATTGGTGCCTGTTGGGATATTACCAGTCAAAAACGGGCTGAACAGAAGCTGCGGGAAAGTCGTCACCAACTGGACCGTGCCCAACGTCTGGCCAGTCTTGGATACTGGACGTGGGATCTGCACAGTGGCGACCAGTTTTGGTCCAATGAAATCTACCGTATGTTGCACCGCCCCAAAGCTCATTTAAGTGCAAGTTTTGAGAGCTACATGGATCATGTCCATCCTGATGATCGAAAACGGGTTAAGGATATGGTGGACCGGGTTCTTAAAGAGCCAGATATGTTCTTCCGGGTAGAGCATCGCATTGTGCGCTCGGATGGTTCTACCCGTACGGTCTTACAGTTGGGGGATGTGGAGCGAAATGCCTCAGGTGAACCGCAACGCATGACCGGTACCGTGCAAGATGTGACAGACTTGAAGCGGACCCAGGAAAACTTGGATCTGGCCAAATATATTTTGGATACCACCAGTGATGCCGTCATTATTACCGATGTCAATAACCGAATTATCGATGTAAACCGAGCTTATACACAGATCACCGGTTTTTCCCGTACTGAGGTGATGGGGGAAAATCCGCAAGTGGTGCATAGCGGTGATCAGGGTGAAGAGATTTATGCCCGGATCTGGCAATCGATTTTGCAAGAGGGTCATTGGTCAGGAGAGGTCTGGGAGCGACGCAAAGATGGTGAGCTCTTTCCTAAATGGATGACCATGCGGCGTATGCTCAATGAGTATGGTGAGACCGCCTTTTTTGTTGGGGTTTTTGTGGATATCAGTACACAAAAAGCCACAGAAGAGCAGTTGGAACGGTTGGCCTATTATGATCCTTTGACCAAACTGCCTAACCGGGCTCTCTTTCAAGAGCGTTTGACCCAGGCTATTGCAACGGCTAAGCGTTATGACCGCTATGTTGGGGTTTTGTTACTGGATCTCAACCGTTTTAAGTTGATTAACGAAACCTATGGACATGGGGTCGGAGATGCCCTGCTTACTCAGGTTGCTGAACGCATACAAGAACGTCTAAGGGAATCTGATATCGTTGCCCGTATTAATGCAGATACCTTTGCAGTCACCCTATCTGACCTTAACCAAGAGGCTGAGGTCACAGGGGTGGCAAATATGTTGCTCAAACAGTTTACGACCCCTTTTCACGTTGAAACGCATGAGTTTATGGTGCGTACGGCCATGGGTATTGCCCTTTACCCCTCTGATGGTGGTGATGCAGAAACGCTGTTGCGCCATGTGGAAAATGCACTGGGGCAAGCCAAGAAACAAGGCGCGAACAGCTACCGCTTTTATTCGGTGGAGATGTCCAACAGCAGCAATCAGCGTCTGGCCCTTGAGCAGGAGATGCATACAGCACTGGTACAGCAGGATTTTGTGCTGCATTACCAGCCTAAGGTTGATCTGCGCCGGGGGGTTGTTACTGGGGTGGAGTCACTTATTCGTTGGCAGCACGGATCAAAAGGGATGATCTCCCCCGCCCAGTTTATTCCGGTGGCAGAGGAGACGGGTTTAATTGTTCCCATGGGGCAGTGGATTCTGGAAACAGCATGCGCCCAAGCAAAAGAGATCTCTCAACAACTCGATCAACCGTTTACCGTTGCCGTCAATCTATCGGCTCGTCAATTTCAACAACGTAATCTTGTTGATAGCATTGCTGAAGTTTTAAAACAGAGCCGTATTGATCCAGCTATGTTGGAGCTGGAGATTACGGAAAGTATGATGATGGGCAATGTGGAAAAAAGTATAGAAACTCTGGTGGCCATACGGGACATGGGGGTGGCACTGGCTATTGATGACTTTGGTACAGGTTACTCCTCTCTGAGTTATCTCAAGCGTTTTCCTATTAATACCCTGAAAATTGACCAATCCTTTGTTCGTGATCTGGCAGAAGATTCAGGCGATGCTGCTATTGTGTCGGCGATTATCTCTATGGCCCAAGATCTTAATTTACATGTGGTGGCAGAAGGGGCTGAAAACCCTGAGCAAGTACAGTTTTTAAAAAAACGGGGGTGCGAGACGGTGCAGGGCTACTTCTTTAGCCGTCCTCTACCAAAAAACCAGTTGCAGACATTTTTGGCCGATCCTGACGCCGTTACTATGCCAACGGATGCACATCCCCTAATCTAG
- a CDS encoding caspase family protein has product MFKKWFLTLIVLTMVPLANASQPRPVAWIITQSSYQTSGLSQLSKQGEDLQQALQKLGYLVTRKQDLGHASLAKALEAFAQAAKKKSGSILYYMGHAMQYQGENYLIPVDVVVAHGHQLPSKGLAVDPLLKALDDAEGPKLVVLDSHWANPFARFFRVKEPGLAHMRAPFNGVVAFAAAPNQGAPKNQQQPSLYTQGFVSQLGQQATLSELLMAVRRGVVNAAGKKQVPWSASELLAPMPFQLIKDEQVGTTAVSEQVEAESPSSPLVEKKHAQKIDNVVEVPKRSMGMQSLPIQVDPITGLEFVFIPGGCLQQPVDGEKEKKECVTGFWLSRYEITNEAYLRFQPTHRSGYYKGWSLNSLRQPAVNLSLIQAQKFAQWLSLPEVQRPKFTLPTQLQWRYAAQQGESIRMADLDQGRCANANLRSSTIRTLPNKPWVQKPLKKRVVCRNGLYGSGVVGRFGPDRMGLWDMVGNVREWVTASEQATATTAVVQGGGWQDHSAHYSDAQSIVLSKDEGYEDVGFRLVMQP; this is encoded by the coding sequence ATGTTTAAAAAATGGTTCCTTACACTCATTGTGCTGACCATGGTTCCCTTGGCCAACGCTTCTCAACCCCGTCCTGTGGCCTGGATTATTACACAAAGCAGTTATCAGACCTCTGGGCTCTCCCAGCTCTCCAAACAAGGGGAGGATCTGCAACAGGCCCTTCAAAAGCTGGGATATCTTGTTACCCGTAAACAGGATCTGGGTCACGCTTCACTGGCCAAGGCGTTAGAAGCATTTGCACAGGCTGCCAAAAAAAAGTCAGGCTCTATACTCTACTATATGGGACACGCCATGCAGTATCAGGGCGAAAACTACCTGATACCTGTTGATGTTGTTGTTGCCCACGGGCATCAACTGCCATCAAAAGGCTTGGCTGTCGATCCGCTGTTAAAAGCGCTGGATGATGCAGAGGGGCCCAAACTGGTGGTCTTGGATAGCCACTGGGCTAATCCCTTCGCTCGCTTTTTTCGTGTTAAAGAACCTGGTCTTGCGCATATGCGTGCCCCGTTTAATGGTGTGGTTGCCTTTGCGGCGGCACCCAATCAGGGCGCTCCAAAAAACCAGCAACAACCCAGCCTGTATACACAGGGGTTTGTATCACAACTTGGCCAGCAGGCAACTCTTTCAGAGTTGTTAATGGCTGTGCGCCGTGGTGTTGTTAACGCTGCGGGTAAAAAACAGGTGCCTTGGAGTGCCTCTGAGCTTTTGGCCCCTATGCCTTTTCAACTGATCAAAGATGAACAGGTTGGCACAACCGCTGTCTCTGAGCAGGTGGAGGCCGAAAGCCCATCTTCTCCATTGGTTGAGAAAAAGCATGCACAGAAAATAGATAACGTTGTTGAGGTGCCAAAAAGGAGTATGGGCATGCAAAGTCTGCCCATTCAGGTTGATCCCATTACGGGTTTGGAATTTGTTTTTATTCCTGGCGGCTGTCTACAACAGCCTGTCGATGGGGAAAAAGAGAAAAAAGAGTGTGTCACTGGGTTCTGGTTAAGCCGATATGAGATTACCAATGAAGCGTATTTGCGCTTTCAACCGACCCACCGCAGTGGTTACTATAAGGGATGGTCGTTAAATAGTTTGCGGCAACCCGCTGTTAACCTCTCTCTCATTCAGGCTCAAAAATTTGCCCAATGGCTTTCCCTGCCCGAGGTCCAACGACCCAAGTTTACGCTCCCCACCCAGTTGCAGTGGCGTTATGCGGCCCAACAAGGTGAGAGTATACGTATGGCCGATCTAGATCAGGGCCGCTGTGCCAATGCCAACTTACGCAGCAGTACCATACGTACACTGCCCAACAAACCATGGGTCCAAAAACCTCTAAAAAAACGGGTGGTATGCCGTAATGGTCTCTATGGATCTGGAGTTGTTGGACGTTTTGGTCCGGACCGCATGGGGTTATGGGATATGGTGGGTAACGTCCGCGAGTGGGTGACGGCTTCAGAACAGGCCACAGCGACGACAGCGGTTGTGCAGGGCGGTGGCTGGCAAGATCATAGTGCGCACTATAGCGATGCTCAATCCATTGTTTTGAGTAAGGATGAAGGCTATGAGGATGTCGGTTTCAGGTTGGTAATGCAGCCTTAG